One segment of Mycolicibacterium baixiangningiae DNA contains the following:
- a CDS encoding amidohydrolase family protein, whose amino-acid sequence MNNWNSTAALAPGHIDIHAHLLPEDCYDIPAVDGVRSLTERDGELYLGEFPIAVTRDQISGVPRILADMDAEDIAVRVVSAPPYAFAVTAEPDAAGDYARRVNEGLMRMCEKHPDRLIPIGVLPVQDRSATVEEVKRLVAEGVRGVAVPPVVGSLTLGDPELSHVLDSCADAGLAVLVHPTQQPRPGFNHHYLQNLIGNPVESATAIASILLGGTFDRTPALRIAFVHGAGVAPALLGRWDHGWHMRGDVSADSTRPPSETFRNHVYADSLAHSVEAGELLCKTVHPERITLGSDYPFDMADAHPVRSATALGLDQEVLRTNALRWLNLT is encoded by the coding sequence ATGAACAACTGGAATTCAACGGCCGCGTTGGCGCCGGGCCACATCGACATCCACGCGCATCTGTTGCCGGAAGACTGTTACGACATACCGGCCGTCGACGGTGTGCGGTCTCTGACCGAACGCGACGGGGAACTGTACCTCGGCGAGTTCCCCATCGCCGTCACGCGTGATCAGATATCCGGTGTGCCGCGGATCCTGGCGGACATGGATGCCGAGGACATTGCCGTGCGGGTGGTCTCCGCGCCGCCGTATGCGTTCGCGGTCACGGCGGAACCCGACGCCGCCGGCGACTATGCCCGCCGGGTCAACGAGGGCCTGATGCGCATGTGTGAGAAGCACCCGGACCGACTGATACCCATCGGAGTGCTGCCCGTTCAGGACCGCAGTGCCACCGTCGAGGAAGTCAAACGGCTTGTCGCAGAAGGTGTTCGCGGTGTCGCGGTTCCCCCGGTCGTCGGCTCGCTGACACTGGGCGACCCCGAACTGAGCCACGTACTGGACAGTTGCGCGGACGCCGGGCTGGCGGTGCTGGTTCACCCGACCCAGCAGCCGCGGCCCGGGTTCAACCACCACTATCTACAGAACCTGATCGGCAACCCGGTGGAATCGGCGACCGCGATCGCCTCGATACTGCTGGGTGGAACCTTCGACCGCACACCGGCTCTGCGCATCGCGTTCGTGCACGGCGCCGGGGTGGCGCCCGCATTGCTCGGCCGATGGGATCACGGCTGGCACATGCGGGGGGATGTATCCGCCGACAGCACCAGACCGCCGAGTGAGACGTTCCGCAATCACGTCTACGCCGATTCGTTGGCCCATTCGGTCGAGGCGGGCGAACTGCTGTGCAAGACCGTTCACCCCGAACGGATCACCCTGGGCTCCGACTACCCGTTCGACATGGCCGACGCGCATCCGGTGCGCTCGGCCACCGCGCTCGGCCTCGACCAGGAGGTTCTGCGCACCAACGCATTACGGTGGCTGAACCTGACGTGA
- a CDS encoding GntR family transcriptional regulator, with product MAYTSAAGRIAAELRTEILHGQIAPGSRLSQLSLAERFGVSRIPVRDALQVLAGEGLMHPISNATAVVIGMSIPELQELYELREAVEPLATQIAVPKVGRADILMMRKQMTVMESSSEAPIWLAANADFHAAIYKRAGRPRMIDLVEQLRRLTDRYLYMHLEVIGQTEHLHAEHAAILSAVESGDPALAAQLTREHLATSHDYILSYLLEHPSATGGDDLISYHDRAQQDPAPSATMPRGGRVKGTQS from the coding sequence ATGGCATACACAAGTGCTGCCGGTCGCATCGCGGCTGAACTGCGGACCGAGATCCTGCACGGGCAGATCGCGCCCGGCTCGCGGCTGTCGCAGCTGAGCCTCGCGGAGCGGTTCGGCGTGAGCCGCATCCCGGTTCGCGATGCTTTGCAGGTGCTCGCCGGCGAGGGCTTGATGCACCCCATCTCGAACGCCACCGCCGTCGTCATCGGGATGTCGATCCCTGAGCTGCAAGAGCTCTACGAACTTCGGGAAGCGGTCGAGCCGCTGGCCACACAGATCGCGGTTCCGAAGGTCGGTCGGGCCGACATCCTGATGATGCGCAAGCAGATGACGGTCATGGAGTCCAGCAGCGAAGCCCCGATCTGGTTGGCGGCCAACGCGGACTTCCATGCGGCGATCTACAAGCGGGCCGGGCGTCCCCGCATGATCGACCTCGTCGAGCAGCTACGCCGGCTCACCGACCGGTACCTGTACATGCATCTGGAGGTCATCGGCCAGACCGAGCATCTGCACGCCGAGCACGCCGCGATCTTGAGTGCGGTCGAAAGCGGCGATCCGGCGTTGGCGGCCCAGCTCACTCGGGAGCATCTGGCCACCTCGCACGATTACATCCTGTCTTACCTGTTGGAACATCCGTCCGCGACCGGTGGTGACGACCTCATCAGCTACCACGATCGCGCTCAGCAAGACCCCGCGCCCTCGGCAACGATGCCCAGGGGCGGTCGAGTGAAGGGAACACAATCGTGA
- a CDS encoding ABC transporter substrate-binding protein → MKVLGRRITAVALAATTALAMSGCVSRPDSNAGGGDGGTIRFTFAPDPVWDYITDQGILDEMEAESGINIEASSTWDEFGVFAGGHADIVSSASYEVPVIEEETGRDTLIIGKYNLDRSVIITKADNPAQTLADLKSEDVSVYTAVSATLLWGAYAKKMDGADFRTGGGDYNLIVSDPQQQADLVTKGEVAACVCLPEFAAPGLRSGELKVLYDGRSAADMYSDLVVEGHEGPMINVFLAGNEWAQENPEQVEFFLDVWQRGLSEWEANKAQIIETYPQHFAVEAPEDISFVQDYIADHDWFVRDVRFDQAWADNEGKVFPFLKETGFMAQDQAMPKFRPSEKSGQS, encoded by the coding sequence GTGAAAGTACTGGGACGCCGAATCACGGCTGTGGCGCTTGCCGCCACGACAGCGCTCGCGATGTCCGGGTGCGTCTCCCGGCCCGATTCCAACGCGGGCGGCGGCGATGGCGGGACCATCCGGTTCACCTTCGCGCCGGATCCGGTGTGGGACTACATCACCGATCAGGGAATCCTCGACGAGATGGAGGCCGAGTCCGGCATCAACATCGAGGCCTCGTCGACCTGGGACGAATTCGGGGTGTTCGCCGGCGGGCACGCCGACATCGTCTCGTCGGCCTCCTACGAGGTGCCGGTCATCGAAGAGGAGACCGGCCGCGACACGCTCATCATCGGCAAGTACAACCTCGACCGCAGCGTCATCATCACCAAGGCCGACAATCCTGCGCAGACTCTGGCGGACCTCAAGAGCGAGGACGTCTCGGTCTATACGGCCGTGTCGGCGACACTGCTGTGGGGCGCCTACGCCAAGAAGATGGACGGCGCCGACTTCCGCACCGGCGGTGGCGATTACAACCTGATCGTCTCTGATCCCCAGCAGCAGGCCGACCTCGTGACCAAGGGTGAGGTGGCCGCGTGCGTGTGTCTGCCCGAATTCGCCGCGCCGGGCTTGCGCAGCGGTGAACTCAAGGTGCTCTACGACGGCCGATCCGCCGCGGACATGTATTCCGATCTGGTGGTCGAGGGCCACGAGGGTCCGATGATCAACGTCTTCCTGGCCGGCAACGAGTGGGCCCAGGAGAACCCGGAGCAGGTCGAGTTCTTCCTCGACGTCTGGCAGCGCGGTCTGTCGGAGTGGGAGGCCAACAAGGCCCAGATCATCGAGACCTACCCGCAGCACTTCGCGGTGGAGGCCCCCGAGGACATCTCGTTCGTGCAGGACTACATCGCCGACCACGACTGGTTCGTTCGGGACGTGCGGTTCGACCAGGCCTGGGCCGACAACGAGGGGAAGGTCTTCCCCTTCCTCAAGGAGACCGGCTTCATGGCGCAGGACCAGGCCATGCCGAAGTTCCGCCCGTCTGAAAAGAGCGGACAGTCGTGA